The window GGATAGATAGTTATTAAACATAAAAAGCAAAAAGAAAAGGCACTACAGAAAATGCCTTCTTCTTGCTTCTTTACTATGATTTATTAAATCATTAATCGAACAGTAATTTATTGACCATTTTTTCTTCGAACAGTTATTGATTCCCCGGCAATTCCCCAATTATCAGTATCCACTTCATCAATGACTACTACAGTTGTTTTAGGGTTTTTATCTAATACATCGACAAGTAATTGTGTGGCTCCATTTATCAGCGCGGCTTTTTTTTCAGG is drawn from Lysinibacillus sp. SGAir0095 and contains these coding sequences:
- a CDS encoding 2-hydroxymuconate tautomerase family protein; translated protein: MPYVNIKITNENVTPEKKAALINGATQLLVDVLDKNPKTTVVVIDEVDTDNWGIAGESITVRRKNGQ